The following nucleotide sequence is from Agromyces sp. SYSU T00194.
GTGTGGCTGAAGTGGCCCAACGACGTGCTCATCTCGGGCTACAAGGTGTGCGGCATCCTGTCGGAGCTGCTCGCCGACCAGCACGCGGTGATCATCGGGTCGGGCCTGAACGTCTCGCTCGACGAGCACGACCTGCCGACGCTCACGTCGACCTCGCTGTCCCTCGTCACGCACGCTCCGGTCGATGCCGACGCCGTGCTGGCCGACTACCTCCGTCGGTTCGCGCGGCTCTACCGCGACTTCCTCGGGTCGGGGGCGGATGCCGCCGCCAGCGGCCTCGCCCGGGAGGTGGCCGAGCTCTGCGGCACGCTCGGCACGCGCGTGCGCGTCGAGCTGCCGGGCGGCGCCGAGCTGGTCGGCGTCGCGGAGTCGCTCGACGACGCCGGGCGGCTGGTCGTGCGCGACGAGGCCGACGCGGAGGGCGGTTCGCGGGCCGTCGCAGCCGGCGACGTCACGCACCTGCGGTATTAATGGTGGCTATGACGCAGACGGGCCCGATGCAGTCCGGGGGCCCGACCCAGCCCCCGCCCGAACGCGTCGTCGCGCGCGTGCGACGTCACGCGCGCGTGCTCACGGTGCCGGTGCTCGTCCTCCTGGTCGTCTGCGGTGCGGTGGGCTTCGCCGTCGGCAACGTGCCCGAGACCTGGATGGAGTTCGCGCTGGTCGGCCTCGGCATGATCGTGGTCTTCGTGTTCACCGTGCTGCCGTACCTCGCGTGGCTCACCCGCCGCTACACGATCACCACGCGCCGGCTCATCCTGCGCGGCGGCCTGTTCGTCGCGGTGCGGCAGGAACTCCTGCACTCGCGCGGCTACGACGTGACGGTGCGCCGCAACTGGTTCCAGTCGATCTTCGGCTCGGGCGACGTGCGCATCAACACCGGGCACGACAAGCCGGTCGTGCTCGCCGACGTGCCGAACCCCAACCTGGTGCAGCGCGTGCTGCACGACCTGCAGGAGCAGTCCAACACGCTCGTCGCCGAGCGGCGGCGCTGGGAGCAGTCGGCCGCGCCCGACGAGCCCGTGGCCTGGGGCGGGCGCTAGCCGCGCCGTCGCTCAGCGCTCGACGATCTCCCGCAGCCGCGGGCCGAGGTAGGGCGTGAGGGTGTGCGCGAAGGTCGCCGTGAGGTGACGCCCGTCGCGGGTGAGGATCACGTGTCCGACGACCGGGGAGCAGTCCTCGGGGCCGCACATCAGGTCGGTGAGGTCGACGAGGTGGGCGTTCCGTGCGGCGGCGACCGCCGCCTCGAGCCCGCTCGCGGGGAGCGCATCGGTGCGCGGGCGCGCGCACTCGGTCTCGGCGTCGAGCCCATGCTCCTCGACGCAGGCCATGATCTCGCGCGGGAAGAGCGGGTTGTCGGCGATCGCGATGATCGGCGTCGCGAGGTCGCCCCTGGCCGCCCAGGCCTCGAGCAGCCCCTCCACCCGGACCGATTCCGCCTCGGGGGTGTCCTCCTCGTACCCGGCGAGGAACGCCCCGCGCGAGTGGGTGACGACGATGGCGTCGTAGTCCACCTCCGCGATGCGCTGCATGGCGCGGTCGACCCACCCCTCGCAGTTCGCCGACGCGAGCGCCCCGCGCTTGAACTGCGGTGCGGTCGAGAGGTAGCACCCGGAGTGGCCGGCGACCTCGATCGACCAGCCGTAGGCGTTCGCGATCTCCTCGTACACGCCGAGCAGCGTGTTGTTGTGCGAGTCGCCGATCGCGAGCAGGCGCTTCGTCGGCTGGTCGGACCCGACGGTGCAGATCGCCGGTTCCGGGGTGTCGTCGGTCGACCAGCACTCCGCCCGGTTGTCGTCGTCGGACGTGATGCCGGCCAGTGCCGGCACGAGGACGCCCTCCAGGACGGGGTTCTCGCACGGCGCCAGTTCCGGGTCGAGGGCGGCGGCACCGAGGCACGCCACGTCGCCCGCGCGCAGCGCCTGCGCCGCCGCGACCGCGCGGTCGCGCTCGGCGGCCTGCGCCGCGACGCCGAGGCCGGCGGCGAGGGCGACGGCGACCACGGCGCCGACCGGCGCCAGCAGCGACCGTCGGATGCCGAGGCCGGAAC
It contains:
- a CDS encoding PH domain-containing protein, encoding MTQTGPMQSGGPTQPPPERVVARVRRHARVLTVPVLVLLVVCGAVGFAVGNVPETWMEFALVGLGMIVVFVFTVLPYLAWLTRRYTITTRRLILRGGLFVAVRQELLHSRGYDVTVRRNWFQSIFGSGDVRINTGHDKPVVLADVPNPNLVQRVLHDLQEQSNTLVAERRRWEQSAAPDEPVAWGGR
- a CDS encoding biotin--[acetyl-CoA-carboxylase] ligase — its product is MEFPLAGAEVPRLVALDEAGSTNDELAERARSEASAWPDLSVLVTDDQTRGRGRLGRTWMAPSGKTLAISILLRPRLAGGAELPPDALGWLPLLAGAAMTRAVRAVVLPGAGEGRASEPDESAVIDGDGTGGVDVWLKWPNDVLISGYKVCGILSELLADQHAVIIGSGLNVSLDEHDLPTLTSTSLSLVTHAPVDADAVLADYLRRFARLYRDFLGSGADAAASGLAREVAELCGTLGTRVRVELPGGAELVGVAESLDDAGRLVVRDEADAEGGSRAVAAGDVTHLRY